The following is a genomic window from Meiothermus sp. QL-1.
CGGTGGCCGGCGAAAAGGTAGCCCTGCACCCCGGGCTCCATCCGGCAGGCCACCAATGCCCCCGCCGTTACCGGAAATCCGTCGGTCACCAAAGGCACCCCGGCCTCGGCCCCGGCCAGAAACACCCCGGCGACAGCGGCTATCTCCAGCCCCCCCAGCTCGGCCAGGAGGGCCAGGGGCTCAGCCCTTTGCAGATCGCCCAGCCGGGCCTGGGCCCGGGCCAGGGCAGTCCGGACAGCCTCGAGCTTTCGCGCATACCCCGCCTCGTCCACCCCCGTACCGCGTCCGGTCACCGCCTCCGCCGGCAGGCCCAGCAGGGCTGCGGTAAGGGCCGAGGCCGCCGTGGTGTTGCCTATGCCCATATCTCCCGCCGCAAGCAGCGTGGCCCCGGCCTGAAGGGCCATCCGGGCCGCTTCCCGACCCGCCTCCAGCGCGGCCTGGGCCTCGGTGCGGGTCATGGCTGGCTCCCGAACGATGTTGCCGCTTCCAGGGCGCACCCTGCGCCGGAGCACCCCCGGGGCCTCCACCTCCTCCGCCACCCCCACGTCCAGCACCAGGACCTCAGCGCCGCAGGCCCGGGCCATCTGGTTGATGGCAGCCCCCCCACGGGCGAAGTTCTGCACCATCTGGGCGGTCACCCGCGCGGGGTAGGCCGAGACCCCCTCGGCTGCCACCCCGTGGTCCGCCACGCACACCACCACCGCCCCCGGCCCCAGGCTGGGCTTCAGGGTCTGCTGGATGGCCGCAAGCCGTACGCCCAGCGTTTCCAGAAAGCCCAGCGACCCCTGGGGTTTGGTGAGCTGGTCGTGGTGGGCCTGGGCCCTTTTGATCCATTCCTGCGAGACCGCTCTTATTCCCATCCGCACCTCACTTGAGCTGCAAGGGCAGGCCCGCCACCAGCAAATAGACCTGCTGGGCTGCCCGGGCCACCTGCCGGTTGGCCGCGCCCAGCACGTCGCGGTAGCGGCGGGCCAGAGGATTCTCGGGCACAATGCCCATCCCCACCTCGTTGGTGACCACCACGAGGGTCTTGCCGCTCTCGCGCCAGGCCGCCAGCAGGGCCTCTACCTGGGGCTCCACCGCTTCTTCGCGGTGCATCAGGTTGGAAACCCACAGCGTCAGGCAGTCCAGCACCACCACCCCGAAGCGGGCCCGGCGCAGGGCCTCGGGTACCCAAAGGGGCACCTCGAGGGTCTCCCAGGCCCCGGGGCGCGCCCGGCGGTGCTGCTCGATGCGGGCCCTCATCTCCTCGTCCAGGGGCTCGGCGGTGGCCAGAAAGCTCACCTCCTCCCCTCCAAGCCGCTGGGCCAGCTCCTGGGCGAACTGGCTCTTGCCCGCCCGGACCCCCCCTGTCACCAGCACCAGCACCTAGCCCCCCTCCCGCACAAACAGAAGCCGCCGCTGCTGCCAGTCCACCCCTACCACTGCACAGGGGGGCAAGAAGGTGTCCCGGCCCAGCGCCCTGAGCACCAGCCGCAACACCCCCCCGTGGGTGAAGACCAGGTAGCGCCCCACCCCCAAGCCCTCCAGCACTCCAAACACCCGGCGGCGGAAAGCCTCCACCGACTCCCCCCCGGGGGCCTGGAAGCCCTCGAAGGCCAGCAGGGCCTGCCGGTGCACCTCGGGCAGCGCAGCCCAGGGAAGGCCATCCAACTCCCCAAAGTCGATTTCCCGCAAGGCCTCGAGCTGGAGCTCTGGCT
Proteins encoded in this region:
- a CDS encoding histidine phosphatase family protein; protein product: MGEVWLVRHGETLWNAEGRLTGWSDVPLSPKGEDQARRLGDWLRRERFEGVLASDLRRAVETARLAYAEPELQLEALREIDFGELDGLPWAALPEVHRQALLAFEGFQAPGGESVEAFRRRVFGVLEGLGVGRYLVFTHGGVLRLVLRALGRDTFLPPCAVVGVDWQQRRLLFVREGG
- the cobT gene encoding nicotinate-nucleotide--dimethylbenzimidazole phosphoribosyltransferase, whose amino-acid sequence is MGIRAVSQEWIKRAQAHHDQLTKPQGSLGFLETLGVRLAAIQQTLKPSLGPGAVVVCVADHGVAAEGVSAYPARVTAQMVQNFARGGAAINQMARACGAEVLVLDVGVAEEVEAPGVLRRRVRPGSGNIVREPAMTRTEAQAALEAGREAARMALQAGATLLAAGDMGIGNTTAASALTAALLGLPAEAVTGRGTGVDEAGYARKLEAVRTALARAQARLGDLQRAEPLALLAELGGLEIAAVAGVFLAGAEAGVPLVTDGFPVTAGALVACRMEPGVQGYLFAGHRSVEPGHARQLEALGLRPILELDMRLGEGTGAVLSFPILRAAAQVMAGMATFAEAGVSGREG
- the cobU gene encoding bifunctional adenosylcobinamide kinase/adenosylcobinamide-phosphate guanylyltransferase, which produces MLVLVTGGVRAGKSQFAQELAQRLGGEEVSFLATAEPLDEEMRARIEQHRRARPGAWETLEVPLWVPEALRRARFGVVVLDCLTLWVSNLMHREEAVEPQVEALLAAWRESGKTLVVVTNEVGMGIVPENPLARRYRDVLGAANRQVARAAQQVYLLVAGLPLQLK